From the Drechmeria coniospora strain ARSEF 6962 chromosome 02, whole genome shotgun sequence genome, the window TTGGTCGCGtccacgacgtcgtcgaggtggtTGCACATGGCCACGAACAGGTCGAAGAAGAGCTTGCTGCCGCCcgtctccatctcggcctgcATGGTGCCGCTCCGCTTGAAGGTCTTGCGGCAGCGGATGATGAGGGCGAGGTAATGGGCCCGAAGGCGGCTGTCCGAGTCGGGCGTGTGCGCGTAGGCGTACTGGGCGGACCGCAGGATGgtggcgacgtcgatgccggcctgCAGCCCCTGCTTCCGCAGGGCGAGACGctggagctcgtcgaggccgtagCGGTCCGCGGCGCAGTAGACGACGGTGTCGCGGAGCACGTCGGCCCCGGTGCTCGAGAGACGGACCGAAGCCTGGGCGGAGTtgggagacggccgaggcgtgcGGGGAcggtcctcgagctcccACGAGTTGCGCTGCTTGTCGTGGAGCAGACGCGGGTAGTAGTCGCCCTTGTAGAGGTACTCGAGAACGGCCGAAAAGACCTCGGGTTCCTCGTCGGGGAGGGAGATTCTCCCGTTCTGCGGGCCCGAGAAGCTCTCGCGACAGGCGGCGTCGAAGAAGGGGGACTTGCGGAGGACGTCCTCGTGGGCGGCGAACAGGCGGCCCTCGCGGCCGATAATGAGCGTCACGACGGGCGAAACCAAGGGCCGTCGCGCCGTCGAATCCTGCTCCGTCATCGATCTCTGCCGCTTCGAGTGCTTCGTCGGGTGCCGGAAGGAAGCTTGCTTCTTCAGCCGAGCAGACTTGTCGACGCGGTTCTGGTCCTGCGACCGGAACGAGCGCTTGAAcatggctgccgtcgacttgATCCGGCAACGAAGACGGTTGACGACGGGAGGCGGCAAGGGACCGAGGTCACGGTGcctggctcgtcggcgtctcgTGGCACGGATGGGCGAGAGGACGATGAAAGGAGCGAGGTGGTTGAAGAACGAAAAAAACGAGTGTCTGACGCACAAGCGATTGACTGGACGGGGCCCGGGCAGAAGATTGATCACTTCTCGGACGAGCGAGATGATGCAAATCGCCTGAGAGGGGTTGCGGCCCGTTTGCTTGCGtgtgggagggagggagagggagaagaGAGGAGCTcacgggcgaggacgaggggaaGACGTGAAGATCAAGGCAGCCTGCAGGTACTCGTAAGCGGGGTTGACGCGTGGCGAGTGACTTGCTCAACGCAATGCCGTGCACAGCATCAGCAGCCGTGCAGCCGTGCAACCTGGTCATGCCAAAGCGATCCCCTCTCGTTCTCGCACCGCTCTGCGGAATCTGACGCGGATGAAAGCGAGCAGGGCATCCGAAGCTGAGCCCAGGCGGGAACGTAGGCCCGCCGAGCGAGGTTGTGATGCCATCGCGAGGGCTCGAGAGTCGGGTCGAAAAAAATACCTCATAATCTTCTACATGCTCATCGCCCAAAGGCTCCCGCAGTAATGGGAATGAATGGTCAGCAGCATGGAGACGAGCCAAGACGAGCCATCGACATGCGTACAATGCgtccggcgacgtcgagagaGCGGCCCCGAGTACCCGTTGCCAACACGTCACGGGCTCGAGAACGGAGCACATGTCATCCATGATTCAACACATACCCATCCGGCGGAAGCAGAAGCGACAAAAAGATGCGTTGATGGTGCCGCGGGAAGCAAGGCATGTTGATCATGGCCACCGCCTCTCGTCGACCTAGTCCCCATCTCGCGGGCCAGCAACCGAGAGAATGGCGCGTCATCAGGGTCGCAGAGAATTCATTAATCGAAACAACACCATCTCCCCAAGGACAAGAACGTGGCTTCCAGGTGCAGACGTCATTCCGTCGCCTCGCGTCCGACAGAAAAGCCGAGCCAGCGCTTCCGAGCGCTCGACCATTTCGCGGCGTCCGTCGCGTGCTTCGCCGCCAAGCGGCAGCAGGCAACAGAGTCTCAATGGCCCGCCGCTTCGCTGCCCAGCAATCTGTACAGACCTTCACGGATGCCGACAAGACCTTGCATCAGAATGAAcactgccgccgccgttaGCGGAGGGTCGACCCGTCACGAGCCATCGACGTACTGAGCTGCGACATCAAGACAAAGCCCACGCAGTAGGTAGCCACCGCCATCTTGGAGCCcacctcgtcttcgtcgagccAGAAGAAGGGGGAATCGCCCGTCACGGCACGGCCAAGGGCGGCCCAGCCAAGGTAGAGGACGGAGGCGCACAAGAGGCCAAGGACGTGGAAGCCGAGGGCCTGGCAGCGGTCAGCGGCACGAAACGACACGGCGAGCGCGGCGCATACGAGGGGTCGCTTGATGGTGTTCATCATCATAATCTCCACGACCATgatggccgagacgacgccgTACAGGTTGCCGATCATGAAGGGCTCGAACCAgcctgcgccgccgagcaggtcgCCGACTGCCGAGCATCGTTagcgccgcgtcgacgaggcccgtcCGGCCCGGGGGGGGGCCGCCTACATGGTGCCGTTGGCATGCCGGGCAAATGCGTCGCCTCGACATTCGACGGCGCGCCCGCCATCAACTCGGAAGggtcgccgctgccggcgtCGTGGGGTCTCGTGACGAACCAGTAGATGGTGGTGTTCATGAAGGAAAAgcatgtcgccgtcgtgtAAAACATGGTAAGGTAAAACTGCTTTCGCAGGCTCGCCATGTTGCGGGGAAGGGacatggcctcgacgatgcgggaCGCCACGCGGCCGCGAATCACGTCCGGGTCGGGATGGTAGAGGTGCGTGAACGTCCAGCACTAGGCACGGGGAAGAGGTGAGCAGGTAACGCGCAGCTTCGACCGTCGAGGGAAAGCGTACAAATGCCAAGACGTGGTAGACGAATACGAGCACGTCGCCGATGAGGGCAAAGTCAAAGAGGCGGCACCAGCGGGAGACGTCCGGCTCCTCCACGTTGAGCTTGTAGTGGACCATCATGGCGCCCGCCAGGAGAAGATaggcgacgaagaagccTCGAAGGGCGACGAGCACGTTCTGCGGCATCCAGAGCCATGGCGAGTGGCAGACGCGAAGAAAGGCTGGCTGAGAGCACACTGTCAGCCAAAGGCGTCccacgtcgacgcggcgccgCACTCGACGTCAAGGGATACGCACGTGGTCCCGCATGCTCCCATGGAAATTCGACGAGAGGAGAGGTGCCGAAGACATGATGCCGGGCCGTATCGAGATGTCAAGGCGGACGATGGGCCGGTGACGGGCTGTATCGAGATGTCAAGGCGGACGATGGGCCGGTGCCGGTAACGATGACGGTGCAAGCCAAAAAGGAGCACGAGGaatgaggggggggggcgaaaGGTACAAGATCTGACGTTGGATGGGACGCAGAAGCCGTGGAAGAAAAGGAGATGGAAGACGGGATTGTGAAGGAGAAAAGGAAGAAGAGACAATCGAGAAAgaagagggagagggggggggggataaAAGGAACAAAGGCAGGCCGCTCATGGCACGGGGAGGAAGGAAGTTGACGGTCTGGAAGGAGGGAGGCGGGGAAGGGAAAGTGACGACAGCATCATCATCTCCTGCCTGGCAGCCTCAGCCGGCTCGGTCAAGCCAACGCTGGCAACGCAGGCACCTTGTCGTCCCTCTCCGTATGCTGTGCGAATCCGCCGCATGGAAATGGCAGTCCTGTCCCTTTCCACGAGCCAACGGAGCAGCAGGTTGCATCACGGTCCAGGTGCGTCCCCATGGTCGAGGTGAAACGGCTGCTCGGGTCGAGACGGCCAGCTCTACCCAAGGATTCTCCCACCGCCTTGCTGGCCGAGCCCTTGCCGTTTCCTCCCTGGCGGTACCTGCTTCGTTTGCATGTCGCCAgcctgcccgtcgtcgctcccACCGGACCGCACGCAGACGAGGCAATTGGGGATGCCCTTGTACCTGGGCCGGTCCCGTACATGGCGTTGCGTTCAGACATTCGACGGTGCTCGGTGGGCTCGTGGTGGGCTGGCGAGGGTCGATGATGGCAGTGTGCCTTTGCTTTCGTCGTGAACGGAACCGATGGATGATGCAAACTGAGCATCATCGGCTGCTGCATGGCGGTGAGCTGGACGACTGCTTGCCACTGCTTGCTGAGGGAGGATGGCATGAGAACTGATGAGAACGCATGATGGGTGCGGGATGCCCCAGTGGGGAGATGGCTGCGAGAAGTACAGGGTACCAGTGGTCGCAACTGTACTAGTATGTAAGgaaaggtacctagtactttagGTCTTGTGCGAGTGCTTGTAAGCGTGCTGAGTGATGATGATACAGCACTCCGACTCCGTAGTGTGTGCTGCTCACCTAGCACCTAGTACCTGCTACTAGTACTCGCAAGCACCAAGAAATACTCTCtaggagtactccgtacatgctatattattactacaagtacggagtactctgtacagtcTTAtgagagtacatgtacggtaagTGTGCTGAGTGACGATTGTGCGTGCCGCTCAAGAAATTACAGGTGGCCATACTAGTAGCTGctggcagtacggagtacagtacttgctaATACTAGAGGCCTACTAggcacttacggagtacaggtattattactgcacatCAAGTAATTGCTGCACCTCTCGTagttactaggtaggtactaggtaggtacctagtagtactgtgcagtaattgtagtaaagtacctagtacctactacctagttGTAATATAGAGTACAGCAAAGTGCCAATACAGTGGCTTGACAAAAATGACGGTGcaattttggtagcgctgcTCCTACAAATTGCATCAACACTTTTACCACCCCATTGTCCCGTCGTACGTAccatgtacaagcacgcaCAATCCTCACCTACCCTACACTGCATGCAACGCGAGCCTTCCAGTCCCCTCCTCTGGCTTCGGTGGCCCGTGCACGGGCAAGCTCCAGTAGGCCAGTTCTCCCATCTCACCGGCTCGCCAGCGCATCGTCACGGCTCGACCGACGGGCATCAAGAAGCAAGAGCAGCAGcacctcgccggccagcCACCATCTccccgccctcctcggcatctcCTCGACATCATGTTGTCGGGCCTGCAGAACCCCCGGCAGGCGGCCGGCCACCTGCTCAACTTTGCGCTGATCCTGTCGACGGCCTTTATGGTACCGCCGCCCAACCCCCGTCCGCTTACCCTCGTGCCGGAGCGACGTGCTGATGCCCGCGACAGATGTGGAAGGGCCTCTCCATCGCCTccgactcgccgtcgcccatcgtcgtcgtcctctccggCTCCATGGAGCCCGCCTTTCAGCGCGGtgacctgctgctgctgtggAACCGCAACATCTGGCAGGagacgggcgtcggcgaggtcgtcgtctACAAcgtcaaggacaaggacattCCCATCGTCCATCGCGTCGTGCGCAAGTTTGGCGTCGGGTGAGATGCACCGCGGACGTTGCCTGCTCGGCCGGGGCTCGACTGACGAGGCGCGCAGTGACGAGGCCCAGCTGCTCACCAAGGGCGACAACAACGGGGCCGACGACACGGACCTGTACGCGCGCGGGCAAAACTACCTGGAGCGCAAGGACATCATCGGGAGCGTCTTTGGATACGTGCCATTCGTCGGATACGTCACCATCATGCTGTCGGAACACCCGTGGCTGAAGACGGTGATGCTGGGCATCATGGGTTTGCTGGTGGTGATTCAGCGCGAATgagcgagcggcggcgacgacacgGCCTCTGGAGACGACGCGGACCGAGCATGCCTCGTCCACCATGTCGTCCACCATGCACGCCCACAGACGTGCACACGGCTGCGAGTACATGCGAGAGAGCTGGCGGCTTGCCTCGAATGCCCGTGGCCCAATTCCTTGATCTTGGGGCCGCACAGAGTCGTGAATTCTTTGTCATCGCGCTTGTGCTTGGGCCCGggtgcacaagtaagtattaaggACTGTACTGCGTGCGCCCAAGTACaggcatgtacagagtacatgcacttactcATTATTGAACaatgcaggtacttgcaggtcTGACTCTGGACTCTCCGGACGGGTACTCGTACAGCAttacctacaactacagtgcaaATACAAGTggtgcgcaagtacatgtacggagtccgggtaggttgcaagtacatgtgctgtacttgtggAGTGCTCGCAGGGTACGgggtacttacttgtgcttgtcAAGGTACTTGGACTAGCACGCGCAAGAAATTTCGTTATCCAGCTGAGCCCTGGCGGGTCCTTgggacgacgccgccaatCACGGCGGCTCGTTATCCACTCCGTCTCATGCGTCCTCGTCCAAGGATCAATCAATATACCGTCAGTCGTGCGTGCTGGTGACAATGGGAAGCGCGACGAGGGCAGATTGGGCCGTCGAGTCGGCAACGCTTTGCCCTCGTTGCCTGGACTTTACTGCTCTCatcttttcttcttcctcgtctcgtctctaCCCTTGCCTTTTGCCCTCGCCTTCCTTCTCCATCCACTCGTTCTCCCGGGCACACGGTGGAGGGGGGATCATTCCACTCGCCTCGCTCACACGAGtctgccgtcctcgtcctcgtgaCGAAAAGGAGCAAGACGGCGGTACGACACGACTACAGAGGGCGGTCCGCCGTGCACCCTGGAGATGTCGACGCAGCCGGCCGAAGAAATGgtcatggccgacggcggtctCCGTCCCGTGCGAGAGATGTTGCTGGCGGCTCCGTCTCCCATCACGCCCGGCCAGCATCAGCAaaggcagcagcagcaggtcttgcagcagcagcagatgcAAAAGGAACAActacagcagcagcaactaGAGCAGCAACGACTCGAACAATTGCAACGGCAGCAACAGTTGCAGCTGCAGCAAGAGCATCAGCTACAACTGCAGCAACTAAAACTGCAGCAGCAACAAGAACAGCAACAAGAACAGCAGCGGCAAGAACAGCAGCGGCAACAagaacggcaacggcaacgacaaGAACAAGAACGACAAGAACGACAAGAACAACAACTGCACATTCAGCAGACTCAACAACCACTCCAGCAGCCACAGCCACTCCAGCAGCCACAGCCACTCCAGCAGCCACAACAACCACTCCAGCAGCCACAACAACCACTCCAGCAGCCACAACAACCACTCCAGCAGCCACAACAACCACTCCAGCAGCCACAACAACCACTCCAGCCGCAGCGTCAAATACTCCAGCCGCCTCCGCAACttctccagcagcagcatccgCACAACCAACTGCCGCAGCTGCAGCTGCAACACATACACCAGCTGCAGCAGTCGCCTTACTCGCTTTACCCAAACTCGCCGGCCGAATCGCCCTCTTCCGTCGGTCAAAGTCCAACGAAGCAGACCCGGGAAGCGCGGCTCGTGCCTGCGCGTCCTCTTGTCCCCGAGACCAGGCCTTGGCGGGTCACCAAGGTTGCGCTGCACCTTCTCTGCATCGTCtgctgcatcgtcggcctggccgtcggcttcatcgTGCTCTCGGGCACCTGGttcggcttcctcgccgccgttctcACCTGCTCCCTGGTATGGCttgcctccctccctccgtTCCACGTCGGACCTGTGCCGAGTCGCTGACGCGTTCGcctttcttcttcttcttctcagTGCGGCCCCGCCATCGTCTGGAGCCTGGCCGAGACGATCACGCTTTGGGTCCGTAAATGGCATCACGGCATGCACCCGGGCGCCCACGTCGCCGTCTCCCTTCTCATCTGCCTCACGGCCATGGGCTTCGGCGTAGGCATCGGCAGCATGGGGAGCCAGCTGGCCCACATAGAGGAGGCagtggcggcggccaacgtCACCGGCTCTACGTCCCTTGGCGACTCGGCGCAGTGGCTGGAGCAGTGGCAGGACCAGCAGCCGGGAcctggctcgtcgacgccgatcCCCGGTCGCCTCTTCGGTCTCTCGGCCGTTCTCGTGTCCATCAGCCTCGTGCACCTGTTCCTCTTCGTCAGAGCATGCGTCGACACCCACAGACGCAACAAGGCGGGCTCCGTCATGGTCGTCTCGTACGAAGGCGGCGCATCCGCCACgggcgcgccgccgcctgccttTCAGCATGACGGGCAACGATTCCGGAGTCACGCCGTCGCTCCGACTGcgtcgggcgaggccgagctgaaCGGCGAGCACAGCGAGAGCACATGGCAGGACAAGGCGCACGAGTTTCCAGGCGACGAGcatttcgtcgccgccgagttgTTCACCCCGCCGGAGCCTCGCACGAAGTGCTGATGAAACTAGCAGCCAGTCTTGCACGTCACGGTCCGCACAAGGCCGAATGCAGGACGACGATTTTGCATAAACTTTATGCTGCTGCTCCTTGTACCTatagtgtacggagtagatgctCCACCAGCACTGGAGCAGTGCTGAGCCATCATGTCGGTGTTGGTGGTCGGGTAATTAATAGTCCGTTGGATATAAATAGGCTTTGATATTTCTCTcttccaagtacagtacaagtgacgcgtactccgtattggtATTTGTAAGTAAGTcagtcccccccccccccccccccaagacGGGCACACCTCAAGGCGGGCACCATAATTGACAACAAGGCGGCTAACTTCAAAAGCCCAAAAACACAATATTATCAAGGCCATgatattaaaataaaatatctaGAGTATCTATTCAAGCTGCCATTCAAAGCAGGGGCTATTAAAGTTAAAGTTAGAAGTCAAAGCGGCTATTGGGGCCGGATCTAGTACCTGCCGAAGCGTGACGTCTGGGCTTTCCCAAGGGATAAACCTAGGTACGGGTTTATGTTGGCAGAAAGGTCAGGGCGTCTCAGAGCAATAATTGACGGAAAGGAGTCACGTTGGTAATAGGCCGTAGACCGTAACCAGATGATCTGAATGAGATCGGTGTTGAACGCTGACTAGCCATCTAAAGGAGTGGGAGTTTGGGGATCCTATATAGTACACTGGGATCGTTCTTGTGTCGCCATGTCGTGCTGACGCCATGTCGTGCTGACGCCATGTCAGGTCGTGTGTCCAAGCGTACAGCGTCGAAAACGAACAAGTCGGCTGAGCGCGACAACTTGGCAAAAACGCTCCTCAAAAGACCGAGGTGATGAGATGTTTCGGCGTGGGTTACAAGCTTTGGAAGAGTCGGAGGAGGTCGAGCAGCAAGAATCCGAGGCGGTGACGGACGCTCAGCTactgggggggggggggggggtttgGCGCCCTTGACTGGAGCGTCATTTTGGGGAGTTTTGCTGTTCCTGTGCTTGGGGAACATACTGTCGTAGAGGCTGTTGGTTCGCCGAAATCATGATATTCCCTTGTTTTTTGCTCTTCCTCCCGAGTTGTTAGCCAGCAATGGGTTTTGTTGTCGTTTCCAGGTGGGGTTTTTTAGAGAAATAAATTTCCAATGATGAATATGCCGACTACGCGTAACAGAGCGCTTGCGGTAGAGACGCGCCCAATTGGTTGGGAAGGTGTTGAAGCATCCGAtcttgtcgccgccgttgcaaCTGTCCCTGGGGCAGCGACGGTAGACAAGCCGTTCAGGCCGTAGTGGCTGCAATTAGCCTTTACGCCCTTGATCCATTCTTCCGTGGTTGGTATGACACCATTATAGCCAGGTTTTGGGTACTTGCGAAGGCAGTCGATGCAGGGTATCGTGGTCTCGACAACATCTTTGTTGCATGAACACGTAACCACTTTCATCAGTCCTTTGCCGAAGTCATCCACTTTGTCACTTCCCATGCAGTCCGTAAGGGCTTGGATTGAGGGTTGGCAACTAGTTTTGCAGGCTGCAGGTAGGTCGCCCATGTTGACATTACTGCTGGCTTGAGCCAGGGATAATAAAGCCGTAGCGGTTAGGATATGGAATTTGGTGCGCATCGTGAAGGAGTTGGTCGTCTCTGTTGGACAGGTGGCATTGGGAATATCATTTCCCAGGGGGGTTGCTTGTCGTTATAGGTTCATCCTTCTCCTTTCTCTGTCGTGTCGTGATTGTCTCGACTCATGCGTTTAAATGCTGTGATGGGTAACTCCGCCGAATACCCCTTATGCGTGGCTTGATGTCGGTGGAAATGCCGCAGCAGTGCACGACAACGAGTCAGGTTCTTGAGCGGCTCCCAAGTGTTTTCCTTGGGTCCGAAGTCCTTCCATTTAATGAGGTATTCATTCGTATTGTTGACCTTGCTTTCTCGTATCTATAATTGGTTTAGCTTTGTATTCTTTTTCAGACTTCGGTTTTAATTCCGTCCTGCGGTCTTGCCTCTTTCGGAGCCGGTTCCAACAATAAAATGTAAATGGTAGGATGAATCCGCATAGTTTTGGGTAGCGAAAGTTTGTACTTATATTTCCATGAGAAAGCAGAATTTGGGTAGACATTTGCGCATAGGCCATCGCACCCCGATCTTGCCATACCAGCATGTGGTAAGTCATTGTAAAGGCCGGTGCAAGTGTTGCGTTTGTTcggtacacgtacagtacatgtacggagtagttgaTACTGTacggcacaagtacagtactgtaggtccaaagtatgtgcagtacggagtagcgtAAGTATCActtacaaccaagtacttacaagcacggagtactcctcatagtaagtacagtactttcttGAACAGAGTACGGAGGGGTGGCAACAGTGTCGATTCAAGATGTAGTAGCGCTGCcaactgaatcgtcacctCAAGTGACCTactaggtgtactgtaaggaCAGGTACTgaaagtacttgcgcagCACCATAGCACTACCGTACaaagcacagtacatgtacaggtacggtaCTGTTACTTGAGTAAGTGAGCGTACAGGAGTACGAGTCTGTGCAAGTATAGTACGTGCAAATGCTcgtactcaagtacatgtacacgtccTCCGTTTTACgccgtaccgtacggagcaagtctgtaatactgtacttgcaagttcGGGGTattccgtacaagcacaatgTATTATTGCTTGTTCACTTCCAAGTACTCCTGCATTTCCTACCAGTTATTCttccttgcaagtacaatttCGAAACGACCCCTGCACAATCCAAAAAAAGTTCCGTCCTACTCCGCCTTGTTGGCTGGTTGCTATTAAGGAATAACGGAGTGTCCCCTTCGGCCATAGTTAGGCACCTAGTACTGTGCGTCGTGGGCACTCTGG encodes:
- a CDS encoding Peptidase S26B, eukaryotic signal peptidase, encoding MLSGLQNPRQAAGHLLNFALILSTAFMMWKGLSIASDSPSPIVVVLSGSMEPAFQRGDLLLLWNRNIWQETGVGEVVVYNVKDKDIPIVHRVVRKFGVGDEAQLLTKGDNNGADDTDLYARGQNYLERKDIIGSVFGYVPFVGYVTIMLSEHPWLKTVMLGIMGLLVVIQRE